One Cucumis sativus cultivar 9930 chromosome 1, Cucumber_9930_V3, whole genome shotgun sequence DNA segment encodes these proteins:
- the LOC101215577 gene encoding uncharacterized protein LOC101215577 encodes MGSEGPPSVTIHVTGFKKFHGVSDNPTETIVNNLKKYMEKNGLPEGLTIGSCSILETAGQGALDLLHKTLQSAVEGKGSEPTNSRRIIWLHLGVNSGASRFAIERQAFNEATFRCPDEMGWKPQKVPIVLEDGEVSRARETSLPVEEITKTLAKKGYEVMTSDDAGRFVCNYVYYHSLRQAEENGIKSLFVHVPLFLTIDEETQMQFIASLLEVLASSSY; translated from the exons ATGGGGTCGGAAGGGCCTCCATCAGTTACGATTCATGTAACAGGGTTTAAGAAGTTCCATGGGGTTTCTGATAATCCAACTGAGACAATAGTGAACAATCTCAAGAAGTATATGGAGAAGAATGGTTTGCCAGAAGGTCTAACTATTGGGAGTTGCAGCATTCTTGAGACTGCGGGGCAGGGAGCTCTAGATTTGCTACATAAGACGTTGCAATCTGCTGTAGAGGGGAAGGGTTCTGAACCTACCAATTCTAGAAGAATCATCTGG CTTCACTTGGGAGTGAATAGTGGTGCTTCAAGATTTGCTATCGAACGCCAAGCCTTTAATGAAGCCACTTTTCGATGTCCTGATGAAATGGGATGGAAGCCTCAG AAAGTACCAATTGTACTGGAGGACGGTGAAGTATCACGTGCACGAGAG ACCTCTCTTCCAGTGGAGGAAATAACGAAGACACTGGCAAAGAAGGGATACGAAGTGATGACTTCAGATGATGCTGGTCGGTTCGTGTGCAATTATGTCTACTACCATTCCCTCCGCCAAGCAGAAGAGAACGGCATCAAATCACTATTTGTTCATGTTCCTCTCTTCTTAACTATAGATGAAGAGACCCAGATGCAATTTATTGCTTCCTTGTTAGAAGTACTTGCATCTTCAAGTTATTAG
- the LOC101215976 gene encoding zinc finger CCCH domain-containing protein 3, translating into MPLGKYYCDYCDKQFQDTPFARKRHLQSLSHQKAKALWFDSFKDFNQSFPHSFHFRPRICNRFLSTGFCQYGDSCKYFHPNNNNDNTYNSSSYPMAGFPENYQPPNVPVNRFVDGNSSSTGSLISDRLGTSWGNLPPSLMPPPDGGYPPLPFVDWG; encoded by the exons ATGCCATTGGGAAAATATTATTGCGACTACTGCGATAAGCAATTTCAAGACACTCCCTTTGCTCGAAAACGCCATCTTCAAAGTCTCTCTCATCAGAAGGCCAAAGCTCTTTGGTTCGACTCCTTCAAAG ATTTCAATCAATCTTTCCCTCATTCCTTCCACTTCCGACCACGCATCTGTAATCGATTCCTCTCTACG GGGTTTTGCCAATACGGCGAttcttgtaaatattttcacccCAATAACAACAATGACAATACGTACAACTCCAGTTCCTACCCTATGGCAG GTTTCCCGGAAAATTATCAACCCCCAAATGTTCCGGTTAATCGATTTGTAGACGGCAACTCTTCTTCCACAG GTAGTTTAATTAGCGATAGACTGGGAACATCATGGGGAAATTTACCTCCATCACTGATGCCTCCTCCAGACGGTGGATACCCACCTCTTCCTTTCGTAGATTGGGGATAA